TTTAGCTCCTGGAACAAATCCGTGTTGATATTCGTCATCGCCACGGACATCGAGTACAGTTACTGATGGATCTTGTTTATGCTGATTTAATTCATGTACCGTCCATTCATGCACTCGTTCCAGGGGTAGTCCGGCATTTTGCCAACTGGTCATCCCATCGTGCAAATAGCCTGCTAAATTGTCGTAGCCGATGCGGAAAAGTTGCTCTGTAGCCAGTTTGACATCTCGTTCACTTTCTACTACAACTAACAACGATTTTTCAGGATCGATCATCCAGCCTACCCAATTGGGAAACTCTGGACGTAGGGCAATATTAATGGCACCAGGAATATGTCCTCCGCCAAAGGCTAGTATCGAACGGGTATCAATGACCACTGTATTTTCATCTGCCATTTTCTGTTGAAATTCGCTAGGTGTCAGTGGTTGCAGTACTGGAGGACAGCCTATGATTGGTGCACCCTTAGCGTTAACTTTTTTGAGCCGCGCATAATGACGTGGGGGTTCTGGCATTTCGCTCATAATCCATTCCACAAACTCGGTTTCTGAGCGTTCCTGAAATGCTGGATTGAAAATTCGCTCGTTACCAATGGTACTTTGTCTGCGATCGCCAATAGATTTTCCACAGGAGGAACCGGCACCGTGACAAGGATAAATCTCGACGCGATCGCCTAAGGGTAACATCTTATCGAACAGCGTATAGTAAAGCTGTGCTGCCAGTTTTTTTTCAGTTCCACCCCCTAACAAATCAGGACGACCAACGTCTAAGTTAAATAATGTATCCCCTGTAAATAGCCCAAACGGCTCTTTACCTTGTTTTGAGTCGTAAATTAGAAGTGAGATATGTTCAGGAGTATGTCCTGGCGTGTGCAAAGCGCGCAGCGTAACGCTGCCAATATGAATTTCGTCACCCTCTTGCAGCTGATGAATGTCAAATTGATAGTCATCACTTTTACCGCCGTAGATAGGAATATCTATACGGGCTTTAAGTTCGTGGGAACCGGAGACAAAGTCAGCATGAATATGCGTTTCTACACTACCAATCAATCGCACACCTAGTTCTCTGGCTCGTTGTAGATAGACATCGACATCTCGACGGGGATCTATTACAACTGCCACTCCTGCTTTGTCGTCGCCCACAAGATATGATAATTGTGCCAAGCCTTCGACATTAATTTGTTCTAAAATGAGTGCCATTATTGTTACCTCTCAAGTGTGCTGCAATTTAGATAAAGCAAGCTATTATGAGGCTCTATCGCCATTAGAATGAGTGGAAACGTATTGTTTAAAAAACTCCTTCATTTGGGGGCTGGAATCACAATCGAATCCCATCTGCTTTCCTTTTTCCATTGCTGCTTCTGCACTTAAACCTTCGCGAGTGGCAACATACATTAGAGCCATTGCACCAGAACGCAGTCCGCTTTTGCAGTGGGTTAAAAGTGGCTTTGGCAACTGGTCAATTTGTTCCATAATGCGATCTGCTTGTTCCTGGTTTAGGGCATCTGGACGTACAGGAAGATTTACATATTGCAGTCCTGCGGCTTCTGCGTGTTGTTGTTCATCACTCAAAGCACCTTCTTCTTGCAGCGATCTCAAGTTCAGTACTGACTTATATCCTTCCTCAGCCGCCTGTCGCAGATCCTGCGGTGTTGGTTGTCCCATGGCAACAGAAATGCTGTCGTTAATTTGTTTAACGTTATTCATTGAGGATTTTCCACTAAACTTTTATATTCTCATCTTACCAAGTAGTAATATACTTTAATCTAGCTTTTGGAGGATAGATTTTATTAAGAAAGTATGACTAAAGCTAGTTGCTAGTTTTAATACACTTCTGGAACAAAAAACTGCTCATTCTTGGGAGGGCGGATGTAATCACTACCAGGCTGTCTTGGCGGTAATTCCATCGGTTCGGGAACGATATCTTTATATTGAATTTTGCTTAAGATGTGATTAATGCAATTAAGACGCGCGCGTTTTTTGTCGTCGGCTTCCACGGTAAACCAAGGCGCTTCAGGAATATTAGTATGCGCAAACATCACATCTTTGGCTTTGGAGTATTCTACCCAGCGATCGCGCGATTCGATATCCATTGGGCTAAGTTTCCAGCGTCTCGCCGGATCACTAGCACGTGATTGAAAGCGACGTTCTTGTTCTTCATCGCTAATCGAAAACCAGTATTTCAGCAAAATCATCCCAGAACGAACTAACATTCGCTCAAATTGCGGACAGGAAAATAAGAATTCCTCGTATTGTTCTTCTGTACAAAAGCCCATCACGCGTTCGACACCAGCGCGGTTGTACCAACTGCGATCAAATAGTACAATTTCTCCACCACCAGGTAAGTGCGGTACATACCGCTGAAAATACCATTGTGTTTTCTCGTGATCTGATGGCGTTCCTAAGGCAACTACCCGACAACCACGCGGATTTAAGCAATCAACAATTCGTTTGATTGTACCGCCTTTGCCTGCTGCGTCACGCCCTTCAAAAATTATACCGACACGTAAACCCTGATGCTTAACCCAATACTGTAATTTCACCAATTCAATTTGCAGTTGAGCTAATTCTTTTTCATATACTTTATTTTTTAACTTCTTATTGGTCGCATCATCGGCATCTTTAGCTTGATTATTGTTTTTTTTAGATGCTTTCATTGTTATAGTGAAAAGAATTAGAAAACATACTTAATATTTATTAAGTATCGATACAGATTAAATTTAAATTTTAGTATATAAGTTTGATATTTTCTACACTTTTGCTTTAATTAGTATTAAATCTCAATTATGAGCATATTTTTAATTTAAGACAACTTAATATTTAAATTCAGCTACAGCCAAAGTACTGTCTTGTTATTTCATTATGCTGCCATCATCAGGAAGTACAAAGAATAACAAGCCGCCACCGCAATTAACGCGCTTTTTAGTTTGTGGGCTTGGTAGTCTAGGACAACACTGTGTCGCGGTCTTGAAAGATTATGGTGTTGCGGTGAGTGCGATTGATTTAGTATTGCCGCAAAATTGGGAAATTCCTGAGTTACCAAACTTATTAGATGATTTAGTAGTTGGCGATTGTCGGCAAACGAGTATTCTAGAACAAGTCAAAATTCACGAATGTCGTTCAGTTCTTTTGGTTACAAACGATGAGCGGGGAAATACGGAAGCAGCATTTGCCGCAAGACTATTGAATCCACACATTCGGTTAATTTTGCGGTCTGATAAACAAAATCTCAATCAACTTTTGAGTGAAAATCTCGGTAATTTTGTGGCATTCGAGCCGAGTCAGCTATCAGCCGCTGCATTTGCCTTAGCCGCTTTAGATGACCAAACGTTAGGTTATTTTAACTTAGAAGGACAATTACTGCGAGTTGTTAAGTATCAAATTAAACCAGGAGATCGCTGGTGCGATCGCTGGTGGGTATACGGCTTAAATACTCGCAATCGTCGGATCTTGAGTCATACAACCAACACTGCACAACTACCAAAACAATTCTACGAGTGGGAACCCGAAGCAACAGTTAGGGCAGGCGATACGATAGTGTACATCGAAGTGGCGCAGTTAAGCAGCACCGCACAGCCAGCAAAAACACATTCTACTAAGCAACTACCTCAAGCTGTTTCTCGCACATTAAAGCGCCATCTTCAGCAGCAATTTAGCCAATTTTGGCAGTGGATGTATCAATATCAAACCCGCCGTGTAGCGGTAATCTGTGGTGCGACAGTATTAACTTTATTAGTTGGCGGGACAATTTTGTTTCGCTGGGAATATCCAATTGACTGGCAAACAGCTTTTAATGCAACAGCGACGTTGTTGTTAGGCGGTTACGGCGATTTATTCGGCGATATTAAACCAGAAACTCCGCTATCTTTGGGGGTACAAGTTTTTAGTTTAATACTCGCGCTAGCAGGTACAGCATTTATCGGCGTACTTTATGCCTTACTTATTGAGATGCTGTTAACTTCGCGGTTTCACTTTAGAAGTCGCCCGCCGCTACCACAACAAGATCATATTGTTGTGATTGGGTTAGGTAGATTGAGTCAACGCGTCGCGACATTGTTACAAGAATTCAAGCAATCAATTGTCGGAATTAGCCACACCGAGTTAGATCCTGGAATATTACCGCAAATGCCGCTAGTTGTAGACAACATCGCGAATGCATTTACCAAAGTGCATCTCGAAAATGCGAAAAGTGCGATTGTCATTACCGAGGATGATTTAGAAAATCTGGAAGTTGGCTTGATGATTCATGCGCTGAATCCGCAGTTGGGCATTGTTATTCATTGTTACGATCAACATTTTAGCGATCGCGTTGCGCGGCTATTTCCTTATGCACAAGTATTATGCGCTTCAGCATTATCGGCAGAAGTGTTTGCCGCAGCGGCGTTTGGCGAAAACGTCTTGAGTTTGTTTCACTTCAACGGCACGACCGTACTCGTGACAGAATACATCATTGCAGCGGGAGATACCTTGAATGGTTTGATGTTGTCTGAAGTTGCTTACGGTTACGGTGTCGTACCACTTTTGTATCATCATAAACATGAGTCAGCAAGATTAATGCCTGCGTACGAAACGCGACTCTATGTTGGTGATCGCTTAGTTGTTCTTGCTACAAGCCATAGTCTACAACGCATCGAACGCGGCGAGTTAGCCCCGCGACACTGGCAATTACGCGTTGAGAAGGTTTTATATCAGGATGCAATTTTTGATAGTGCCAATGCGATCGCACTTATTTCCGGTTGTAGTTTAGCGATCGCACGCCAATTAATGCAAAACCTACCCGCAACGTTGCCACAACCGTTGTTTTATCACCAAGCACAGCATTTAGTCCACGAATTGAGCAAAGTTCAAGTTAGAGCACATTTAATTCAAATTGTCAATAATGATTGAGTGCGATCGCGAATTCATTCGCCGCCAGAGAAACCGTCTCCATACTCTTTAGTGTGCGCAGGCACACTTTGTTTATATAGTCCCGACTTCAGTCGGAAGCTATCGATAAATTTACACCACCGATTTAACCAACAGATATCGCCATAAAATGATCTAATTCTGCAATTCGCGCCTGTTTTTCTTCAGGATTCAAAAAGGTGGCTTGAAACGAATTCTTCATCATCTGATAAATATCTTGTTGACTCAAACCCAAGGCTTGCTGAGTTTGCTGTAAATTTTCCGCTACATAACCACCAAAGTAAGCAGGATCGTCCGAATTTACCGTTACGCACAATCCCATGTGTAGTAGTTGTTTAATGTTATGCTTCTCCAATGCATCAAAAACACACAGTTTGATATTCGACAGCGGACAAACCGTAAGTGGAATTTGCTGTTCAATCAAGTATTTCACAAGTTGAGTATCTTCAACACAACGTACCCCATGATCGATACGCGACACATTTAATAGCTTAATCGCCTCCCAGATGTATTCGGGTGGTCCTTCTTCTCCTGCGTGTGCTACGGTATAAAATCCAGCTTCGCGTGCGCGATCAAAAACTCGCTGAAACTTTGATGGTGGGTTGCCCATCTCGGATGAATCTAAGCCCACAGCAACAATCGTATCTTTATAAGGCAATGCTTGTTCGAGAGTTGCCATCGCTGATTCAGCACTCAAGTGTCGCAAAAAACACAGAATTAAATAAGCAGAAATACCAAGTTTTTCTTTGGCATCTTGCAACGCTTGATGAATACCTGTATGAACCGTTGCAAACTCAATTCCGCGAGAAGTATGCGCTTGCGGATCAAAAAATATTTCGGTGTGCCTTACATTCTCCGCAGCCGCTTTTTGCAGATATGCCCAAGTCAAATCATAAAAGTCTTGTTGTGTTTGCAACACACTCATCCCTGCATAATACAGATCGAGAAACGACTGTAAATTCTGAAAGTTATACGCATCGCGTACTTCTTGAACAGATTTGTAGGCGAGTTCAATTCCATTACGCTTTGCTAAGGCAAACATCGTTTCTGGTTCGAGAGAACCTTCAATATGAATGTGCAATTCAGCTTTAGGAATCTGTTGTAGAAAAGTATCCATTTTGAATAGAAGTTAAGAAATAGGTAATGGGTAAGTAAATATCACACATAACATTTGTTAGGGAGTAGTAATATATATTTTGCTTAACCAATTACCAGTTACCAACCTTTAAGTTATATTTATTTTCACCGCTTACTTAATATTCTTGCCAATTACCACGCTTGAAGCGACATTTTGTATTACTCAGCAGTTCCAAAACGTAATGTCATAAACACAAATCTAGCGATAAAGATTGCTGCCAGAATCCAGGTAGCGATCGTGACTTCGTGAGCTTTACCTTGTAAGGTTTTAGCAATAGGATACGTGATGAAACCTACTGATAGTCCTGTTGCAATTGAGTAAGAAAGCGGAATAAAGAAAATTGTCAAAAATGCTGGAATTGCTTCAGCAGGATCGCCCCAACGAATTTCTAAAACACCTGCCATCATTAAGACACCAGTAATGACTAAAGCAGGAGTTGTTGCGTATGCAGGAATTGCCTCGAATATCGGAACAAGGAAAATTGCCAAAATAAATAAGACACCTGTAATCACAGATGCAAAACCAGTACGCCCTCCTTCAGAAACACCTGCTGCTGATTCAGCATAAGTCGTGACAGTTGATGTACCGACAATTGCCCCAAAAGCAGTCCCGACAGCATCGGCAAATAAAGCTTGGTTAACGCGTGGTAGTTGTCCATCTTCTTTGATGTATCCTGCTTTCATACTCACGCCAGCAAGCGTACCTACTGTGTCAAATAAATCGACGAATAAAAATACCAGCAAAATTGCCAAAAAGTCGATAAAGTTAGCTGCGGTTAACCGCGAAAAACCAATAAAGCTTTGCCCAAATAAATCTGTTGGTGCGGTAGGAAACTGGACAATTCCTGTAGGCCAAGGCGTGTTGCCTAAAATCCAGCCGAGTAAGGCTGTTCCGAGGATTCCCCAGAGTAATGCGCCTTTGACGCGGCGCACTAAAAATGCTGTTGTGATAAAAATACCTGCGATCGCCAGAAGCGTATTTGGTTGTTGTAGACTGCCTAACGTTGTTGTTGTGACTTCACTCCCGACAATGATTCCCGCACCTCCTGTTTCTGGATTACCTGAAAGTCCAATATAGGCAATAAATAAGCCAATCCCTACCGAAGTTGCTGTTTTCAGTGATAGCGGAATTGCATCTATAATTTGCCGCCGCACATTTGTCAAGGTAAGCGCAATAAAAATTAAACCTTCAACTAATACTGCTGATAGTGCTAAGCGCCAGTCAATATTTAAAGTCAAAACAACCGAGTAAGCAAAAAAGGCATTTAACCCCATTCCTGGAGCTAGTGCAAAAGGATATTTTGCCACAAATGCCATAACTAAAGTAGCGATCGCCGCCGCAATTGCGGTTGCAAAGACTTGTTCGGCAAACAAATCTCGTGGTTCATTCAAGAAAATAGCATCAGATAAAATTAACGGATTCACCACCAAGATGTACGCCATCGTCATGAAGGTCGTCAATCCTGCTAAAGTCTCGATGCGAAAGTTTGTTCTGTATTCGCCAAATTTAAAGTAACGCGCGATCGCAGCTTGCCAACCTGTGTACTGTGGTCCTCCAGGTGAACTTGGGTTCTGCGTTTCTAACTGATCGATATCACTATTCATCTAGCAGTCTCCGTATGCCATCTTTGCCGATCTATATCGATT
This window of the Chroogloeocystis siderophila 5.2 s.c.1 genome carries:
- a CDS encoding MBL fold metallo-hydrolase → MALILEQINVEGLAQLSYLVGDDKAGVAVVIDPRRDVDVYLQRARELGVRLIGSVETHIHADFVSGSHELKARIDIPIYGGKSDDYQFDIHQLQEGDEIHIGSVTLRALHTPGHTPEHISLLIYDSKQGKEPFGLFTGDTLFNLDVGRPDLLGGGTEKKLAAQLYYTLFDKMLPLGDRVEIYPCHGAGSSCGKSIGDRRQSTIGNERIFNPAFQERSETEFVEWIMSEMPEPPRHYARLKKVNAKGAPIIGCPPVLQPLTPSEFQQKMADENTVVIDTRSILAFGGGHIPGAINIALRPEFPNWVGWMIDPEKSLLVVVESERDVKLATEQLFRIGYDNLAGYLHDGMTSWQNAGLPLERVHEWTVHELNQHKQDPSVTVLDVRGDDEYQHGFVPGAKHIFVAHLEEHLDQLDRSQKIVTYCGSGYRASIAASLLKKHGFEQVINVPGSWIAWKGADLPIEKPEAKAVTA
- the ppk2 gene encoding polyphosphate kinase 2; the encoded protein is MKASKKNNNQAKDADDATNKKLKNKVYEKELAQLQIELVKLQYWVKHQGLRVGIIFEGRDAAGKGGTIKRIVDCLNPRGCRVVALGTPSDHEKTQWYFQRYVPHLPGGGEIVLFDRSWYNRAGVERVMGFCTEEQYEEFLFSCPQFERMLVRSGMILLKYWFSISDEEQERRFQSRASDPARRWKLSPMDIESRDRWVEYSKAKDVMFAHTNIPEAPWFTVEADDKKRARLNCINHILSKIQYKDIVPEPMELPPRQPGSDYIRPPKNEQFFVPEVY
- a CDS encoding NAD-binding protein; the protein is MLPSSGSTKNNKPPPQLTRFLVCGLGSLGQHCVAVLKDYGVAVSAIDLVLPQNWEIPELPNLLDDLVVGDCRQTSILEQVKIHECRSVLLVTNDERGNTEAAFAARLLNPHIRLILRSDKQNLNQLLSENLGNFVAFEPSQLSAAAFALAALDDQTLGYFNLEGQLLRVVKYQIKPGDRWCDRWWVYGLNTRNRRILSHTTNTAQLPKQFYEWEPEATVRAGDTIVYIEVAQLSSTAQPAKTHSTKQLPQAVSRTLKRHLQQQFSQFWQWMYQYQTRRVAVICGATVLTLLVGGTILFRWEYPIDWQTAFNATATLLLGGYGDLFGDIKPETPLSLGVQVFSLILALAGTAFIGVLYALLIEMLLTSRFHFRSRPPLPQQDHIVVIGLGRLSQRVATLLQEFKQSIVGISHTELDPGILPQMPLVVDNIANAFTKVHLENAKSAIVITEDDLENLEVGLMIHALNPQLGIVIHCYDQHFSDRVARLFPYAQVLCASALSAEVFAAAAFGENVLSLFHFNGTTVLVTEYIIAAGDTLNGLMLSEVAYGYGVVPLLYHHKHESARLMPAYETRLYVGDRLVVLATSHSLQRIERGELAPRHWQLRVEKVLYQDAIFDSANAIALISGCSLAIARQLMQNLPATLPQPLFYHQAQHLVHELSKVQVRAHLIQIVNND
- a CDS encoding adenosine deaminase, with translation MDTFLQQIPKAELHIHIEGSLEPETMFALAKRNGIELAYKSVQEVRDAYNFQNLQSFLDLYYAGMSVLQTQQDFYDLTWAYLQKAAAENVRHTEIFFDPQAHTSRGIEFATVHTGIHQALQDAKEKLGISAYLILCFLRHLSAESAMATLEQALPYKDTIVAVGLDSSEMGNPPSKFQRVFDRAREAGFYTVAHAGEEGPPEYIWEAIKLLNVSRIDHGVRCVEDTQLVKYLIEQQIPLTVCPLSNIKLCVFDALEKHNIKQLLHMGLCVTVNSDDPAYFGGYVAENLQQTQQALGLSQQDIYQMMKNSFQATFLNPEEKQARIAELDHFMAISVG
- a CDS encoding beta-lactamase hydrolase domain-containing protein, producing the protein MNNVKQINDSISVAMGQPTPQDLRQAAEEGYKSVLNLRSLQEEGALSDEQQHAEAAGLQYVNLPVRPDALNQEQADRIMEQIDQLPKPLLTHCKSGLRSGAMALMYVATREGLSAEAAMEKGKQMGFDCDSSPQMKEFFKQYVSTHSNGDRAS
- a CDS encoding NCS2 family permease, producing MNSDIDQLETQNPSSPGGPQYTGWQAAIARYFKFGEYRTNFRIETLAGLTTFMTMAYILVVNPLILSDAIFLNEPRDLFAEQVFATAIAAAIATLVMAFVAKYPFALAPGMGLNAFFAYSVVLTLNIDWRLALSAVLVEGLIFIALTLTNVRRQIIDAIPLSLKTATSVGIGLFIAYIGLSGNPETGGAGIIVGSEVTTTTLGSLQQPNTLLAIAGIFITTAFLVRRVKGALLWGILGTALLGWILGNTPWPTGIVQFPTAPTDLFGQSFIGFSRLTAANFIDFLAILLVFLFVDLFDTVGTLAGVSMKAGYIKEDGQLPRVNQALFADAVGTAFGAIVGTSTVTTYAESAAGVSEGGRTGFASVITGVLFILAIFLVPIFEAIPAYATTPALVITGVLMMAGVLEIRWGDPAEAIPAFLTIFFIPLSYSIATGLSVGFITYPIAKTLQGKAHEVTIATWILAAIFIARFVFMTLRFGTAE